One Desulfurellaceae bacterium genomic window carries:
- a CDS encoding DUF433 domain-containing protein encodes MPTDTGHPYVERRPHVQGGRPVIRGSRFPVSSIIQDYRRGLSVEELLREFPALRPAEIHDALSYYYDHQAEMDREITELTNLDAVLRKYPPTIRPFDDGRH; translated from the coding sequence ATGCCAACGGACACAGGTCATCCCTATGTGGAGCGTCGTCCGCACGTTCAGGGAGGAAGACCTGTCATCAGAGGAAGCCGCTTTCCGGTGAGTTCCATCATTCAAGACTACCGTCGTGGATTGTCTGTTGAAGAACTCCTGCGCGAGTTTCCCGCTCTCAGGCCGGCAGAAATCCACGACGCGCTGTCTTACTACTACGACCATCAGGCTGAGATGGACCGGGAAATTACCGAATTAACCAATCTTGACGCAGTTCTGCGGAAATATCCGCCGACGATTCGTCCCTTTGACGATGGCCGCCATTAA
- the cofE gene encoding coenzyme F420-0:L-glutamate ligase, translating into MSTIALIPIPDIPQIQPGDDLVSILLDAIDRSKVGLKDGDILVMCQKIVSKAEGAVVDLKTVEPSDFAHQIADQWEKDPRIVEVVLRESNRIVMMKNGVVITETKRGWVCANSGVDASNTLADDIVIVLPEDPDKSAKDMRIAIQERRNISIGIVITDTFGRPWRDGLVEFALGVSGFEGLLDLRGGEDLQGRELSHTVISVADELACAAGLLMEKSAAVLCAATNTFRPRATDRS; encoded by the coding sequence ATGAGCACGATTGCACTCATCCCCATCCCCGACATTCCCCAGATTCAACCCGGTGACGACCTGGTTTCGATCCTTCTCGACGCCATTGACCGGTCCAAGGTCGGCCTCAAAGACGGCGATATCCTGGTCATGTGCCAAAAGATCGTCTCCAAGGCCGAGGGCGCGGTAGTCGATCTCAAGACCGTCGAGCCGTCGGATTTCGCCCACCAGATTGCCGACCAGTGGGAAAAAGATCCCCGCATCGTCGAGGTCGTGCTGCGCGAGAGCAATCGGATCGTCATGATGAAAAACGGGGTGGTGATCACCGAGACCAAGCGGGGCTGGGTGTGTGCCAACTCGGGGGTCGATGCGTCGAATACCCTGGCCGACGATATCGTCATCGTCCTGCCCGAAGACCCCGACAAGTCGGCCAAAGACATGCGAATTGCCATTCAGGAGCGGCGCAACATCTCAATCGGCATCGTCATCACCGACACCTTCGGTCGGCCGTGGCGCGACGGTCTGGTCGAGTTTGCGCTGGGCGTCTCGGGCTTTGAGGGCCTACTCGACCTGCGTGGCGGTGAAGACCTGCAGGGCCGCGAGCTGAGCCACACCGTCATCTCGGTGGCCGACGAACTCGCCTGTGCGGCCGGCCTGCTGATGGAGAAGAGCGCGGCCGTATTGTGCGCGGCTACAAATACATTCCGGCCGAGGGCAACGGACAGGTCCTGA
- a CDS encoding 2-phospho-L-lactate transferase: MPRTEDLRITALAGGVGAARFLRGLVRVINPANLCVVVNTGDDDEFFGLCVSPDLDTVTYTLADAVDHTKGWGLPDESFRSLKALQRYYPETWFGLGDTDLATHLFRTQQLRQGKSLTAVTAAITRAWGVRATVLPMSNEPVRTVVHTEAGALPFQEYFVKGRGEGRVGRVELRGLDGACPAPGVCEAIRSAHMVILPPSNPLVSIGPIVALPGVRDALCQTPAPVVGISPLVAGKPIKGPADRMLSGLGIEASAAGVAGLYADFLDAFVIDSQDAALRTKLEAQGLTVRVTDTIMSDMEKSVALARTVVELVTQET; this comes from the coding sequence ATGCCACGCACTGAGGACCTCAGGATTACCGCTCTGGCCGGCGGGGTGGGAGCGGCCCGCTTTTTGCGCGGGCTGGTGCGCGTTATCAATCCGGCCAATCTGTGTGTGGTGGTCAACACCGGCGACGACGACGAATTTTTCGGTCTGTGCGTATCCCCGGATCTCGATACCGTCACCTACACGCTCGCCGATGCCGTCGATCACACCAAAGGCTGGGGGCTGCCGGACGAAAGCTTCCGCAGTCTCAAAGCACTGCAACGCTACTACCCCGAGACCTGGTTCGGTCTGGGCGACACCGACCTGGCGACCCACCTGTTCCGCACCCAGCAGCTGCGACAGGGCAAAAGCCTGACCGCAGTCACCGCCGCCATCACCCGCGCCTGGGGGGTACGGGCCACGGTGCTGCCAATGAGTAACGAACCGGTCCGGACGGTGGTCCACACCGAGGCGGGCGCCCTGCCCTTTCAGGAATATTTTGTCAAAGGCCGGGGCGAGGGGCGGGTCGGGCGGGTCGAGTTGCGCGGGCTGGACGGCGCTTGCCCGGCGCCGGGCGTGTGTGAGGCCATCCGATCTGCACATATGGTGATTCTCCCGCCCAGCAACCCGCTCGTCAGCATCGGGCCGATTGTGGCCCTGCCGGGCGTTCGGGACGCCCTGTGTCAGACCCCCGCGCCGGTGGTCGGCATCAGTCCGCTGGTGGCCGGCAAACCGATCAAAGGCCCGGCCGACCGCATGCTCAGCGGCCTGGGTATCGAAGCCTCGGCGGCCGGGGTGGCCGGCCTGTACGCCGACTTTCTTGACGCCTTTGTCATTGATAGCCAAGACGCGGCTCTGCGGACCAAGCTCGAAGCCCAGGGGCTGACGGTTCGGGTGACCGATACGATCATGAGTGATATGGAGAAGTCGGTCGCCCTGGCCCGGACGGTTGTTGAGCTCGTCACACAAGAAACCTAG
- a CDS encoding type II toxin-antitoxin system VapB family antitoxin, with product MSLTIKNEETCRLAGELARLTGETMTGAITVALRERLAREKRRHDADALARELHAIGQRCAKLLRPGPSSVEHGDLLYDERGLPK from the coding sequence ATGAGCCTCACCATCAAGAACGAGGAAACCTGCCGGCTGGCCGGTGAGTTGGCGCGGTTGACCGGTGAGACCATGACCGGCGCGATTACCGTCGCGTTGCGCGAGCGCCTTGCACGCGAGAAACGCCGGCACGATGCGGATGCCCTCGCGCGGGAGCTGCACGCCATTGGACAGCGTTGCGCCAAACTACTGAGGCCGGGACCGTCCTCCGTGGAACATGGCGACCTGCTCTACGACGAGCGGGGATTGCCAAAGTGA